TTGTATCTATTCCTGGCAATGTGCTTTAACCTTGTGGTTGCACCTATGGTTTATGCTGCTACCGATCAAACGTTTTCCCGAAGTCAGGCTTGGGCTTTGGGTCTGTTGGGACTGGTAACAGTAGGACTTTCTATTTATCTATTTTTCGTCATGTTTGTACCGGAGCGTTTCTAATGAGTTTTGTACGTGATGCAGGTAGAGCAGTTCGTTCTACCATTGTACTTTGGGTGATTACAGCTATTATCTATCCTTTTGTTGCGATCGCCATTGGACAAATTATGTTGCCTTATCAAGCCAATGGCAGTCTGATAAAAAATGCTGAAGGTAATGTTATCGGTTCTGCTTTGATTGGTCAACCCTTTACGTCCGATCGCTATT
This genomic interval from Scytonema hofmannii PCC 7110 contains the following:
- a CDS encoding potassium-transporting ATPase subunit F, coding for MKLIQKAQAIETVTEIWSEWRRQKLPLYLFLAMCFNLVVAPMVYAATDQTFSRSQAWALGLLGLVTVGLSIYLFFVMFVPERF